One segment of Pandoraea pnomenusa DNA contains the following:
- a CDS encoding AMP-binding protein, translating into MEKVWLKSYPPGVPAEIDVNQYRSLNDLFLQSCRKFADRPSFTNLGVTMTFAELERKSRDFAAYMQSLPGLERGSRVAIMSPNLLQYPVAVFGILRAGMVVVNVNPLYTAGELEHQLKDAGCGAIVVIENFAATLQKALPNTPVKHVITTAIGDLVPAPKRWIVNYVVRHVKKMVPEWNIAHAVPFRTALARGARAKHDEAQLGHDDIAFLQYTGGTTGVAKGAMLTHRNMIANMLQARAWIGSGLEEGEEIIVTALPLYHIFCLTANCLVFLQLGALNLLITNPRDMPGFVKELGKWKFTFVTGVNTLFNGLLNTPGFDQLDFSSLKCALGGGAAVQRAVAERWQKTTGHPLIEAYGLTETSPAVCINPMGSEFNGSIGLPISSTEVSIRNDANEALGYGQEGEICVRGPQVMKGYWHRPDETAKTITPDGWLRTGDIGTMDELGYVRITDRKKDMIIVSGFNVYPNEVEAVLAMCPGVLESAVVGVPSERTGEAVKAVIVKKSQDLSEKIVIDFCRQHLTNYKVPHVIEFRTELPKTPVGKVLRRELR; encoded by the coding sequence ATGGAAAAAGTCTGGCTCAAGAGCTACCCGCCCGGCGTGCCGGCCGAGATCGACGTCAACCAGTACCGTTCGCTGAACGATCTGTTCCTGCAAAGCTGCCGCAAGTTTGCGGATCGTCCGTCGTTCACCAACCTTGGGGTGACGATGACGTTTGCCGAACTCGAGCGCAAGTCGCGTGACTTTGCCGCCTACATGCAAAGCCTGCCCGGGCTCGAACGCGGCTCGCGCGTGGCCATCATGTCGCCTAACCTGCTCCAGTACCCGGTGGCGGTCTTCGGCATTCTCCGTGCCGGCATGGTCGTGGTGAACGTGAACCCGCTATACACGGCGGGCGAGCTCGAGCACCAACTCAAGGACGCGGGCTGCGGCGCCATCGTCGTCATCGAAAACTTCGCCGCCACGCTGCAAAAAGCGCTCCCGAATACGCCGGTCAAGCATGTGATCACCACCGCCATCGGCGACCTGGTGCCCGCCCCGAAACGCTGGATCGTGAACTACGTCGTGCGCCACGTGAAGAAGATGGTGCCGGAGTGGAACATCGCGCACGCGGTGCCGTTCCGCACCGCCCTGGCGCGAGGCGCTCGTGCGAAGCACGACGAGGCCCAACTGGGTCACGACGACATCGCCTTCCTGCAATACACCGGCGGCACGACCGGCGTGGCCAAGGGCGCCATGCTCACGCACCGCAACATGATCGCCAACATGCTGCAGGCGCGCGCCTGGATCGGCTCCGGTCTGGAGGAAGGCGAGGAGATCATCGTCACCGCCCTGCCCCTGTATCACATCTTCTGCCTCACAGCGAACTGCCTGGTGTTTCTGCAACTGGGCGCGCTCAACCTGCTGATCACCAACCCGCGCGACATGCCCGGCTTCGTCAAGGAGCTCGGCAAGTGGAAGTTCACGTTCGTGACCGGCGTGAACACGCTCTTCAACGGCCTGCTCAACACCCCCGGCTTCGATCAGCTCGACTTCAGCTCGCTCAAGTGCGCGCTGGGCGGCGGCGCCGCCGTACAACGCGCGGTCGCCGAACGCTGGCAAAAGACCACCGGGCATCCGCTGATCGAGGCGTACGGCCTCACCGAGACGTCGCCCGCCGTCTGTATCAATCCGATGGGCAGCGAGTTCAACGGCTCGATCGGCCTGCCGATCTCGTCGACTGAAGTGAGCATCCGCAATGATGCCAACGAAGCGCTCGGCTACGGCCAGGAAGGTGAAATCTGCGTGCGTGGGCCGCAGGTGATGAAAGGCTATTGGCACCGCCCCGACGAGACAGCGAAAACGATCACGCCCGACGGCTGGCTGCGCACCGGCGACATCGGTACGATGGACGAGCTGGGCTATGTGCGCATCACCGACCGGAAGAAGGACATGATCATCGTGTCGGGCTTCAACGTGTATCCCAACGAAGTGGAAGCCGTGCTCGCGATGTGTCCGGGCGTGCTGGAGTCGGCGGTCGTGGGCGTGCCGAGCGAGCGCACGGGCGAAGCCGTCAAGGCGGTGATCGTCAAGAAGTCGCAGGACCTGAGCGAGAAGATCGTGATCGACTTTTGCCGGCAGCACCTGACGAACTACAAGGTGCCGCACGTGATCGAATTCCGCACCGAACTGCCGAAGACACCGGTGGGCAAGGTCCTGCGCCGCGAACTTCGCTGA
- a CDS encoding efflux transporter outer membrane subunit: protein MTLPIRTLAIAAALLVTGCTVGPDYHGAPEVAGEALRAGGTFAHAGEGVEAHAPGVARWWTALGDAQLTALIDDAIARSPDIRAAQAKVRQSRASLRSHQADLLPKAGVDLTMVRTRSPDLSLLGGQTGEDGGNRGGGGGRGPLDLYLAGFDASWEIDLFGGTRRAVEAASADADAASEDLADAHVQLAAEVAQTYVALRDQQARLALVRDSAQLEGEMLDLTRQRRAGGVASELDVERLVTQVEQTQSRVLPLEADVIESLDQLALLTGRAPGALDAALKAPKTLPSVPAKVAIGDPSALLQARPDIRAAERRLASQNAQIGVQTANWFPKLSLMGELGYSALDPGHLVRKENFSWMAMPRLQWNVLDFGRTQAGVDGAKAGRDQAQAKYESTVLGALRDADVALARYGHQRENVYRLRSVEASATRAATLTRQRYRAGTASTLDWLDAERTRFSAEQDRVAGDAQLLKSFVTLQKALGLGWQVGPETTHMSDTSDTSQVPASAAPSPVPSQGPAGV, encoded by the coding sequence ATGACCCTTCCCATCAGAACGCTGGCCATCGCGGCGGCCCTGCTCGTCACCGGTTGTACCGTCGGCCCCGACTACCACGGCGCACCCGAGGTCGCGGGCGAGGCGCTGCGTGCAGGCGGCACCTTCGCACACGCCGGCGAAGGCGTCGAGGCGCATGCGCCCGGCGTCGCACGTTGGTGGACGGCGCTTGGCGACGCCCAGCTCACGGCACTCATCGACGATGCCATCGCGCGCAGTCCCGACATTCGCGCGGCGCAGGCAAAGGTGCGTCAATCGCGCGCGAGCTTGCGCAGCCATCAGGCCGATCTGCTGCCGAAGGCCGGCGTCGACCTCACCATGGTGCGCACGCGTTCGCCCGATCTGAGCCTGCTCGGCGGACAAACTGGCGAAGACGGTGGAAACCGTGGAGGGGGCGGCGGGCGCGGTCCGCTCGATCTGTATCTCGCCGGGTTCGACGCCAGTTGGGAAATCGATCTCTTCGGCGGAACGCGCCGCGCCGTGGAAGCGGCCAGCGCCGACGCCGATGCCGCCTCGGAAGACCTTGCCGACGCACACGTGCAGCTCGCCGCCGAAGTGGCGCAGACATACGTTGCACTGCGCGATCAGCAGGCTCGCCTGGCACTCGTGCGCGATTCGGCGCAGCTCGAAGGGGAAATGCTCGATCTCACGCGCCAGCGTCGCGCGGGTGGGGTAGCGTCGGAGCTCGACGTCGAACGGCTCGTCACGCAAGTGGAACAAACGCAGTCGCGCGTGCTCCCGCTCGAGGCCGATGTCATCGAATCGCTCGATCAGTTGGCACTGCTCACGGGCCGCGCGCCCGGCGCACTCGACGCGGCACTCAAAGCGCCCAAGACCTTGCCCAGCGTGCCAGCCAAGGTCGCGATCGGTGATCCGTCCGCGCTATTGCAGGCCCGCCCGGATATTCGCGCCGCCGAGCGACGCCTCGCGTCGCAGAACGCCCAGATCGGCGTGCAGACCGCGAACTGGTTCCCGAAGCTCTCTCTCATGGGTGAACTCGGATACTCGGCGCTGGATCCGGGTCATTTGGTGCGCAAGGAAAACTTCAGTTGGATGGCGATGCCGCGTCTGCAATGGAACGTGCTCGACTTCGGCCGCACGCAAGCCGGCGTGGACGGCGCGAAAGCCGGTCGCGATCAGGCGCAGGCGAAGTACGAAAGCACGGTTTTGGGCGCGCTGCGCGATGCCGACGTGGCGCTCGCGCGATACGGGCATCAGCGGGAAAACGTCTACCGCCTGCGCAGCGTGGAAGCCTCGGCGACGCGCGCGGCCACGCTGACCCGGCAGCGCTATCGCGCCGGCACCGCCAGCACGCTCGACTGGCTCGACGCCGAGCGCACGCGCTTCTCGGCCGAACAGGATCGTGTCGCGGGCGACGCGCAGTTGCTGAAGTCGTTCGTCACGCTGCAAAAGGCGCTGGGACTGGGGTGGCAGGTCGGGCCGGAAACGACACACATGTCGGACACGTCGGACACTTCGCAAGTGCCGGCTTCGGCGGCGCCTTCTCCCGTGCCGAGTCAGGGGCCTGCGGGCGTCTAG
- a CDS encoding MDR family MFS transporter codes for MADVSLPGAATPGALPRNASAADWVAVAAGALGALLATLDISITNSALPQIQGQIGASGTEGTWISTGYLMSEIVMIPLAAWLTRVLGLRRFLMLNAVFFTLFSMMCGASGSLAEMIVGRVGQGFAGGAMIPTAQMIIRTRLPRHQMPVGMAMFGLIVLLGPLLGPVVGGWLTENANWRWCFFLNLPISAAIVALLMLGLEREPTDLQAFFKADWLGIVGLTIGLSSLTVVLEEGQRERWFDSHMIIWLTALSVLGIGMMLVAQFTAEKPIVKLSLLGNRNYASVIYIVFTVGAGLYGVSYLLPQFLATIAGYNAQQSGNIMLLSGLPAFLMMPFLPRLISRVDIRLLVILGLLCFFGSCMLDIDLTAQSVGHDFTVSQLLRGVGQMLAMMPLNQASMAAVDAQDAGDAAGLYNMARNLGGSVGLALLGTLIDRRTDYHDAMLRETITANSPLGQEHLAANAAGFFAQSGDMVHAQLQATAQLAAEIARQASVITFSETFYALGIALLLCVPLALMLKQPTGFSAGGH; via the coding sequence ATGGCTGACGTCAGCCTGCCAGGTGCCGCGACGCCCGGCGCCCTGCCGCGCAATGCGTCGGCAGCGGACTGGGTGGCGGTGGCCGCCGGGGCGCTCGGTGCCCTGCTCGCCACGCTCGACATCTCCATCACGAACTCGGCGCTGCCACAGATTCAGGGGCAGATCGGGGCGTCAGGCACCGAGGGCACCTGGATCTCGACGGGCTACCTGATGTCGGAGATCGTGATGATTCCGCTCGCCGCGTGGCTCACGCGCGTGCTCGGACTGCGACGTTTCCTGATGCTCAACGCCGTGTTCTTCACGCTCTTCTCGATGATGTGCGGCGCATCGGGCAGCCTGGCGGAGATGATCGTCGGACGCGTCGGGCAAGGGTTTGCCGGCGGCGCGATGATTCCGACCGCCCAGATGATCATCCGTACGCGCCTGCCGCGTCATCAGATGCCCGTGGGCATGGCGATGTTCGGCCTGATCGTGCTGCTCGGCCCACTACTCGGGCCGGTGGTCGGTGGCTGGTTGACGGAGAACGCCAACTGGCGCTGGTGCTTCTTCCTGAACCTGCCGATTTCCGCGGCGATCGTCGCGCTGCTCATGCTGGGCCTCGAGCGCGAGCCGACCGACCTTCAGGCGTTCTTCAAGGCGGACTGGCTGGGGATCGTGGGACTGACCATCGGCCTGAGCTCGCTTACCGTGGTGCTCGAGGAAGGTCAGCGCGAGCGCTGGTTCGACTCGCACATGATCATCTGGCTCACGGCGCTCTCGGTGCTCGGCATCGGCATGATGCTGGTGGCGCAGTTCACGGCCGAGAAGCCGATCGTCAAGCTCTCGCTGCTCGGCAACCGCAATTACGCCAGCGTCATCTACATCGTCTTCACGGTAGGGGCGGGCCTGTACGGCGTGTCGTATCTGCTGCCGCAGTTTCTCGCGACGATCGCGGGCTACAACGCACAGCAATCGGGCAACATCATGCTGCTCTCGGGTTTGCCCGCCTTTCTGATGATGCCGTTCCTGCCGCGGCTCATCAGCCGTGTCGACATTCGCCTGCTCGTGATTCTCGGGCTGCTCTGCTTCTTCGGCAGTTGCATGCTCGACATCGACCTCACCGCCCAGAGCGTGGGTCACGACTTCACCGTGTCGCAACTGCTGCGCGGCGTGGGACAGATGCTCGCGATGATGCCGCTCAACCAGGCCTCGATGGCGGCGGTCGACGCTCAGGATGCGGGCGACGCCGCCGGGTTGTACAACATGGCCCGCAACCTCGGCGGCTCGGTCGGGCTGGCCCTGCTCGGCACGCTGATCGACCGCCGCACCGATTATCACGACGCCATGCTGCGCGAGACCATCACCGCCAACAGCCCCTTGGGCCAGGAGCACCTCGCGGCCAACGCGGCGGGCTTCTTCGCACAATCGGGGGACATGGTGCACGCGCAACTTCAGGCGACTGCGCAGCTTGCCGCCGAGATCGCACGGCAGGCCAGCGTGATCACATTTTCCGAAACTTTCTACGCACTGGGTATTGCACTGCTGCTTTGCGTGCCGCTTGCCCTGATGCTCAAGCAACCGACCGGCTTCAGTGCCGGCGGGCATTGA
- a CDS encoding HlyD family secretion protein: MTTAAQVKPAESTHGAVHGVDSPAARDGGAEASARTPGPTQTPRNPRRKRLLLGALALGMVACLGWGTHWWFVGRFIESTDDAYLQADSMTVAPKVGGYVTEVLVRDNETVSVGQPLVRLDSRQYQAAYDEARATVVAREADVARAQAELAQHAATIAQARAELDSARANAAYSAGQVRRYAPLVATGAETDERLAELRNASTRADAALKSNEASLQSTQRQTDTLDAALAQARAQLAVAQAGARKAELDLADTVVKSTLAGRVGDRAVRVGQFAQPGTRLLTVVPVQNVYLTANFKETQVGHMRAGQPVTVHVDALPGEPIHGVVDSLSPGTGAQFALLPAQNATGNFTKIVQRVPVRIRLDVPESLRAVLLPGLSVTADVDTHRPARGAPARQAEQGSNAARTTLSLSAPLDASVGPAVSLPSNTGGTGSASHNGGVQHG, from the coding sequence ATGACGACGGCAGCACAGGTCAAACCGGCGGAATCAACGCATGGCGCCGTGCACGGCGTCGATTCGCCCGCCGCCAGAGACGGCGGCGCCGAGGCGAGCGCGCGCACACCCGGGCCAACGCAAACCCCGCGCAACCCACGCCGCAAACGCCTTTTGCTCGGCGCGCTCGCGCTGGGCATGGTGGCGTGCCTCGGCTGGGGCACGCATTGGTGGTTCGTCGGGCGCTTCATCGAATCCACCGACGATGCCTATCTGCAGGCCGACAGCATGACCGTCGCGCCGAAGGTGGGCGGCTACGTCACCGAAGTATTGGTGCGTGACAACGAAACGGTGAGCGTCGGCCAACCGCTGGTGCGGCTCGATAGCCGTCAGTACCAGGCGGCCTACGATGAGGCGCGTGCGACGGTCGTTGCCCGTGAAGCCGACGTTGCCCGCGCACAGGCCGAACTCGCGCAGCACGCCGCCACCATCGCTCAGGCGCGGGCGGAACTCGACAGCGCACGCGCCAACGCGGCGTATTCGGCCGGTCAGGTCAGGCGCTACGCCCCACTCGTGGCTACGGGTGCCGAGACGGACGAGCGCCTGGCCGAATTGCGCAATGCAAGCACTCGCGCCGACGCCGCACTCAAGAGCAACGAGGCCAGTCTGCAGTCGACCCAGCGCCAGACCGATACGCTCGATGCCGCACTCGCGCAGGCCCGGGCTCAACTGGCGGTGGCGCAGGCCGGCGCCCGCAAGGCGGAGCTCGATCTGGCCGACACTGTCGTCAAGAGCACGCTGGCCGGCCGCGTGGGCGATCGCGCCGTTCGCGTTGGCCAGTTTGCGCAACCCGGCACGCGTCTGCTGACGGTCGTGCCGGTTCAGAACGTCTACCTGACGGCAAACTTCAAGGAGACGCAGGTCGGTCACATGCGTGCCGGGCAACCGGTGACGGTGCACGTCGACGCGCTGCCGGGCGAGCCGATCCACGGCGTGGTCGACTCGCTCTCGCCCGGCACCGGCGCGCAGTTCGCGCTGCTTCCCGCGCAAAACGCCACGGGTAACTTCACCAAGATCGTGCAGCGCGTTCCGGTGCGCATTCGTCTCGACGTGCCCGAATCCCTGCGCGCGGTGTTGTTGCCGGGATTGTCGGTGACGGCCGACGTCGACACCCACCGACCGGCGCGGGGCGCTCCGGCCAGGCAGGCGGAACAAGGCAGCAACGCCGCGCGGACGACGCTCTCGCTGAGCGCACCGCTCGACGCGTCGGTGGGGCCCGCCGTGAGCCTGCCGTCGAACACCGGTGGCACCGGGTCCGCGTCGCACAATGGGGGCGTGCAGCATGGCTGA
- a CDS encoding CerR family C-terminal domain-containing protein: MTGTSRAGRARSAAARPRHAVDTGYQRGEETRARIILAAIKCFGEYGFAGASTRDIAAEAGVNAPALQYYFDNKEGVYKACVEYIADLILGQMSAAIEAAEQVLIDPASTDRQLIDAFLELQNRKAGFMEEVPEIDGWHMFMAREQAGLGPEAGFKVFHERVSRRLAAVGAGIVTRLAGVAPDDEAMRIRAVCISTLGMAFRVMRRSVDCSMGWDGEPNPERNRMVRDAVLEQTRYLLERTVRQRKASGR, from the coding sequence ATGACAGGGACTTCACGCGCCGGGCGCGCACGGAGTGCCGCTGCGCGCCCGCGCCATGCGGTCGACACGGGGTATCAGCGCGGTGAGGAAACACGCGCGAGGATTATCCTGGCGGCGATCAAGTGCTTCGGGGAATATGGATTCGCGGGCGCGTCCACGCGCGACATTGCCGCCGAGGCGGGCGTGAACGCGCCGGCGCTGCAGTATTACTTCGATAACAAGGAAGGGGTGTACAAGGCGTGCGTGGAGTACATCGCGGACCTCATCCTTGGGCAGATGAGCGCGGCGATCGAAGCGGCCGAGCAGGTGCTGATCGATCCGGCCTCGACCGACCGGCAACTCATCGACGCGTTCCTTGAATTGCAGAACCGCAAGGCGGGCTTCATGGAGGAGGTGCCGGAGATTGATGGCTGGCACATGTTCATGGCGCGCGAGCAGGCGGGGCTGGGCCCGGAGGCGGGCTTCAAGGTGTTCCACGAGCGTGTCTCGAGGCGTCTGGCGGCGGTCGGCGCGGGCATCGTGACACGCCTTGCCGGCGTGGCGCCCGACGATGAGGCGATGCGCATTCGCGCCGTGTGCATCAGCACGTTGGGCATGGCGTTTCGCGTGATGCGTCGCTCGGTCGATTGCTCGATGGGATGGGACGGCGAGCCGAACCCCGAACGCAACCGGATGGTGCGCGACGCCGTGCTCGAACAAACGCGCTATCTGCTCGAGCGCACGGTGCGGCAGCGCAAGGCGTCGGGCCGCTAG
- a CDS encoding porin, producing MKSAIPAGLAVLSAACGLAFSTAAAAQSSVTLYGIVDQSVRYQTNANANNDALWQVANGAVTNSRFGFKGSEDLGGGMKAIFQLESGINPQNGQLTNNPRLFDRYAFVGLQNQYGTVKLGRQATEAFNVYGDFDPLTIGNYANNSWMYNITRGRVDNAVSYAGTFGGLSVGATYGFGNTAGTMAASNYWGARAAYAMGPLQVAGVYQQARDAAKRVQQMWGLGGIYSVSIARVFVGYMGGRDRSGWLDGTLNDPAHTVATGNLNDNPRKDMTFYLGTTVQAMPNLAITGAAYFDDIRNINAQAGDAGSGRRYTYVLLAEYSLSRRTQIYGTVDYNKVSGAARIELPGNSTQVGVATGIRHIF from the coding sequence ATGAAGTCCGCAATTCCGGCCGGTCTGGCCGTGCTCTCGGCCGCCTGCGGCCTTGCCTTCAGTACCGCCGCCGCAGCGCAAAGCTCGGTCACCCTTTACGGGATCGTCGACCAGAGCGTGCGTTATCAGACCAACGCAAACGCCAACAACGACGCCCTCTGGCAAGTCGCCAACGGCGCCGTGACCAACAGCCGCTTCGGCTTCAAGGGATCGGAAGACCTGGGCGGCGGCATGAAGGCGATCTTCCAGCTCGAGTCCGGCATCAATCCGCAGAACGGTCAACTCACGAACAATCCGCGCCTGTTCGACCGCTACGCGTTCGTCGGCCTGCAAAACCAGTACGGCACCGTCAAGCTCGGCCGTCAGGCCACGGAGGCGTTCAACGTCTACGGCGACTTCGACCCGCTCACGATCGGCAACTATGCGAACAACTCGTGGATGTACAACATCACGCGCGGGCGCGTCGACAATGCCGTGAGCTATGCCGGTACGTTCGGCGGCCTGTCGGTCGGCGCGACCTACGGCTTCGGCAATACCGCCGGCACGATGGCCGCCAGCAATTACTGGGGCGCGCGCGCAGCCTATGCCATGGGGCCGTTGCAGGTCGCGGGTGTCTACCAGCAGGCCCGCGACGCCGCCAAACGCGTGCAGCAGATGTGGGGCCTGGGCGGTATCTACAGCGTTTCCATCGCCAGGGTGTTCGTCGGCTACATGGGCGGGCGCGATCGCAGCGGCTGGCTCGACGGCACGCTCAACGACCCGGCTCACACGGTCGCCACCGGCAACCTGAATGACAATCCGCGCAAGGACATGACGTTCTATCTCGGCACCACCGTGCAGGCGATGCCGAACCTCGCCATCACCGGTGCGGCGTATTTCGACGACATCAGGAACATCAACGCGCAGGCGGGCGATGCCGGCTCGGGCCGCCGCTATACGTATGTGCTGCTCGCCGAGTACTCGCTGTCCCGACGCACCCAGATCTACGGCACCGTCGATTACAACAAGGTAAGTGGTGCGGCGCGCATCGAACTGCCGGGCAATTCGACACAGGTGGGCGTGGCAACGGGTATCCGCCACATCTTCTGA
- a CDS encoding Lrp/AsnC family transcriptional regulator, producing MNLDLADLRILRHLELNGRISNQELADAVGLSPSACLRRVKLLEDRGVISGYRCIVDAQHIGLEFEALVQITLRPDVEQWHEKFLACVQNWPEVVTARIVTGSANYILTVRARNLAHYSDFIVNELYRAPAVMSIQSNIVLKTIKNAQSLVDLVRQK from the coding sequence ATGAACCTCGACCTTGCCGATCTGCGCATTCTTCGCCATCTCGAACTCAACGGTCGCATCTCCAACCAGGAGCTTGCCGATGCCGTCGGCTTGTCGCCGTCGGCATGCCTGCGCCGGGTGAAGCTGCTCGAAGATCGCGGGGTGATTTCCGGGTATCGCTGCATCGTGGACGCACAGCATATCGGGCTGGAGTTCGAAGCGCTAGTGCAGATCACGCTGCGTCCGGACGTGGAACAGTGGCATGAAAAGTTTCTGGCGTGCGTGCAGAACTGGCCCGAAGTGGTCACCGCGCGCATCGTCACCGGCTCGGCCAATTACATCCTGACAGTAAGAGCGCGCAACCTCGCGCATTACTCCGACTTCATCGTCAATGAGCTGTACCGCGCCCCGGCCGTGATGTCGATTCAGTCGAACATCGTGCTCAAGACGATCAAGAACGCGCAGTCGCTGGTCGATCTCGTCAGGCAAAAGTAA
- a CDS encoding alpha-hydroxy acid oxidase: MEVITTIEDLRVLAQRRVPRMFYEYVDSGSWTESTYRANAADFAGIGFRQRVAVNIEHRSTRSTMLGTPVAMPVALAPTGMTGMQHADGEILAARAAEAFGVPFTLSTVSICSIEDVAAHTKAPFWFQLYVMRDRDFIERLIDRAKAAGCSALMVTMDLQISGQRHRDIKNGLSAPPKLTLPNIANMMTKPRWCMGMLGTRRRTFGNIVGHAKGVDDIGSLAAWSAAQFDPCLSWNDVEWIKKRWGGKLVLKGVLDPEDARAARDTGADAIVVSNHGGRQLDGAISTIRALPDIVSAVGRDMEVWLDGGVRSGQDVIKALALGAKGTLIGRPFLYGLGAMGQAGVRRALEVIAKEMDVTMALTGRTTIDRLDTSMLIPGSYPTGIGPYLPEPGGE, encoded by the coding sequence ATGGAAGTCATTACGACCATCGAGGACTTGCGGGTTCTCGCGCAGCGGCGGGTGCCGCGCATGTTTTACGAGTATGTCGATTCGGGGTCGTGGACCGAGTCCACCTATCGCGCCAACGCGGCGGATTTCGCCGGTATCGGGTTCCGTCAGCGGGTGGCGGTCAATATCGAGCATCGCAGCACTCGCTCGACGATGCTGGGGACGCCGGTCGCCATGCCGGTGGCGCTCGCCCCGACGGGGATGACCGGCATGCAGCATGCCGATGGCGAAATCCTCGCGGCCCGCGCGGCCGAGGCGTTCGGCGTGCCGTTCACGCTCTCGACCGTGTCGATCTGTTCCATCGAGGACGTGGCGGCGCACACGAAGGCGCCGTTCTGGTTCCAGTTATACGTGATGCGCGATCGCGACTTCATCGAGCGATTGATCGATCGCGCCAAGGCGGCGGGGTGTTCGGCGTTGATGGTGACGATGGATCTGCAGATCAGCGGCCAGCGTCATCGCGACATCAAGAACGGTCTGTCGGCGCCGCCGAAGCTCACGTTGCCGAACATCGCGAACATGATGACCAAGCCACGCTGGTGCATGGGAATGCTCGGCACGCGGCGTCGCACGTTCGGCAACATCGTGGGGCATGCCAAGGGCGTGGACGACATCGGTTCGCTCGCCGCGTGGTCGGCGGCGCAGTTCGACCCGTGCCTGTCGTGGAACGATGTCGAGTGGATCAAGAAGCGTTGGGGCGGGAAGCTGGTACTCAAGGGCGTGCTCGACCCGGAAGACGCGCGCGCGGCGCGCGATACGGGCGCGGATGCGATCGTGGTGAGCAACCATGGAGGGCGTCAGCTCGACGGCGCGATTTCGACGATTCGGGCCCTGCCGGACATCGTCTCGGCGGTGGGACGCGACATGGAAGTCTGGCTCGACGGCGGCGTGCGCTCGGGGCAGGACGTGATCAAGGCGCTGGCGCTGGGCGCCAAGGGCACGCTGATCGGTCGCCCGTTTCTGTATGGCCTCGGCGCGATGGGGCAGGCGGGCGTGCGTCGTGCGCTCGAGGTGATCGCCAAGGAAATGGACGTGACGATGGCGTTGACCGGACGCACGACGATCGACCGGCTCGATACGTCCATGCTCATCCCCGGCAGCTACCCGACGGGAATCGGGCCTTATCTGCCGGAGCCGGGCGGCGAGTGA
- a CDS encoding LysR family transcriptional regulator: protein MAINFDLNDLQAFRAVAQLSSFRRAAESIHISQPALSRRIDKLEEALGVKLFERSTRRVALTNVGRAFARDAERILDDLDNALLGIRDVASSSLGHVTIACVPSAAYYFMPQVISRYHRAFPRIRISVLDASANEVLAAVANGDADFGLNFIGSQEPNIEFKLLLQERYVAACRRDHPLAGKKRVTWRELYEYDYITVGKVSGNRLLLDQALTGLPQRPPSICETQHVTTMLGLVEAGLGVAAVPTMAMPGGDHPLLTSVPLIDPVVSRRVGMIRSKARPLSPAAAQLYRFVAEMKAGTRRRGNDDV from the coding sequence ATGGCGATCAATTTCGACCTGAATGACTTGCAGGCCTTTCGCGCGGTGGCACAGCTCTCGAGCTTTCGCCGCGCGGCCGAGTCGATCCATATCTCGCAACCGGCGCTCTCGCGCCGGATCGACAAGCTGGAGGAGGCGCTGGGCGTCAAGCTGTTCGAGCGCAGCACGCGGCGCGTGGCGCTCACCAACGTGGGCCGTGCGTTTGCCCGTGATGCGGAGCGGATTCTGGACGATCTGGACAATGCGCTGCTCGGCATTCGCGATGTGGCGTCGTCGAGCCTCGGGCACGTGACCATCGCTTGTGTGCCATCGGCGGCGTACTACTTCATGCCGCAGGTCATTTCGCGTTACCACCGGGCGTTTCCACGCATCCGTATCTCGGTGCTCGATGCCAGCGCGAACGAAGTGCTGGCAGCGGTGGCCAACGGCGACGCGGACTTCGGCCTGAATTTCATCGGCAGTCAGGAGCCGAACATCGAATTCAAATTATTGCTCCAGGAACGCTACGTGGCGGCCTGTCGCCGCGACCATCCGCTTGCCGGCAAGAAGCGGGTGACGTGGCGCGAACTCTACGAGTACGACTACATCACGGTGGGCAAGGTCTCTGGCAACCGGCTGCTGCTCGATCAGGCGCTGACGGGACTGCCGCAGCGGCCGCCGAGCATTTGCGAGACACAGCACGTCACGACCATGCTCGGTCTGGTCGAAGCGGGACTGGGCGTGGCGGCGGTACCCACGATGGCCATGCCCGGCGGCGACCACCCGTTGCTGACCAGCGTGCCGCTGATCGATCCGGTCGTGAGCCGGCGCGTCGGCATGATCCGAAGCAAGGCCCGCCCGCTCTCGCCCGCCGCGGCGCAACTGTACCGCTTCGTGGCGGAGATGAAGGCGGGAACGCGGCGGCGCGGCAATGACGACGTATAG